In Klebsiella aerogenes, the DNA window TGGACTGCCTTGCTGGCGCCGGGACCCTCGCTCTGGGCCATAACCATCCTGAAGTACTGCAGAGCATCCAAAGTGTCATTACCAGCGGCTTGCCGTTACATACCCTCGATCTGACGACTCCGTTAAAAGATCGCTTCTCTGAATACCTGCTCTCTTGCCTGCCGGGCGAAGGGAAAGAGTACTGCCTGCAATTCACCGGTCCTTCCGGCGCTGACGCCGTAGAAGCCGCACTGAAGCTGGCGAAAAAATACACTGGCCGCACCGCGGTTATCAGCTTCTCCGGCGGTTATCACGGGATGACCCACGGCGCGCTGTCCGTCACCGGCAACCTGTCGCCGAAAGCGGCGATCAACGGCATGATGCCGGAAGTCCAGTTCATGCCTTATCCGCACCAGTACCGCTGCCCGCTGGGCATCGGCGGCGACGCGGGCGTGAAAGCGCTGACCTACTACTTCGAAAACCTGATCAACGACGTGGAAAGCGGCGTGCGTAAACCGGCGGCGGTGATCCTTGAAGCCGTTCAGGGCGAAGGTGGCGTGAACCCGGCTCCGGTTGAGTGGCTGCAGCGCATCCGCAAAGTCACCAAAGAGCACGGCATCCTGCTGATTATCGATGAAGTTCAGGCAGGCTTTGCCCGTACCGGTAAATTCTTCGCCTTCGAACACGCCGGTATCGAGCCGGACATCATCGTCATGTCGAAAGCCGTCGGCGGCGGTCTGCCAATGGCCGTACTGGGCATTAAGAAAGAGTTCGATGCCTGGGAACCAGGCCACCACACCGGCACCTTCCGCGGCAACCAGTTGGCGATGGCCACCGGCCTGACCACGCTGCGCCATCTGCGTGACAACAATGTTGCCGACAAAGTCGCCGCCCAGGGCGAGTGGCTGAAAGGCAAACTGGCTGACATGCAGAAACGTTTCCCGGTTATCGGTCACGTTCGCGGTCTCGGCCTGATGATCGGTATTGAAATCGTTAAGCCGACTGAAGCTCCGGATCATATGGGCTGCTACCCGGCTGACGGCGAGCTCTCCGCGCTGCTGCAGAAGAAATGCTTCGAAGCGGGCGTGATTCTTGAGCGCGGCGGTCGTCATGGTTGCGTTCTGCGCCTGCTGCCGTCCCTGCTGATCAGCGACGCGGAACTGGAAGTGTTCCTCGATAAGTTTGAACAGGCCCTGCTGGCCGCCGGCGTAAAACCGGTCTGAGTGGAGTAAGTGACCGCAATGTCCAAATTGAATCCGATTCTGGCTGGTTCCGCGGCAAGCATTGACGCTTACCAGCAGGTCATTTCCCAGACCAGCCAGGCGGTTGCGCAGTGGCTGCAACAGCCTGAGATGTATCAGGGGAGAAGCGTTGACGATCTGCGTGAGCGCATCACCCTTGATTTTACCGAACAGGGTCTGGGCAACCAGGCGGCGATTGAACGTGCGATCGAGTACTTCCTGAAAGACAGCCTGTCGGTACACCACCCGCAGTGCGTGGCGCACCTGCACTGCCCAAGCCTGGTGATTAGCCAGGCGGCGGAAGTGCTGATCAACGCCACCAACCAGAGCATGGACTCCTGGGATCAGAGCCCGTCGGCAACCATCATCGAGATGAAGCTGATCGAGTGGCTGCGCGCGCAGGTCGGTTATCCGGCTGGCGATGCCGGCGTCTTCACCAGCGGCGGCACCCAGAGCAACCTGATGGGTCTGATGCTGGCGCGCGACGCCTTCTTCGCCCGCCAGGGACACTCTATCCAGCAGGATGGTCTGCCGGGCGATATCCGTAAGTACAAAGTGTTGTGCTCGGAAAACGCGCACTTCTCGGTGCAGAAAAATATGGCGCTGATGGGCCTTGGCTATCGCTCGGTGACATTGGTGAAAACCGATGAATTCGCGCGCATGGACGTGGCCGACCTGAAGGCGAAAATTGCTGAAGCACAGGCGAACGGCGAGCAGATCATGGCGATCGTCGCCACGGCTGGCACTACCGATGCGGGGGCTATCGACCCGCTGCGTGATATCGCCGGTATCGCCGCGGAGCATCAGATCTGGCTGCACGTTGATGCGGCCTGGGGTGGTGCGCTGCTGCTCTCTGAGCAATATCGCGACTATCTCGATGGCCTGGAGCTCGTGGATTCCGTTACCCTGGACTTCCACAAGCAGTTCTTCCAGACCATCAGTTGCGGCGCGTTCCTGCTGAAAGATGCGCGTCACTATGAGCTGATGCGTTATCAGGCGGCCTACCTGAACTCCGAGTTTGACGAAGAACACGGCGTGCCGAACCTGGTATCCAAATCGCTGCAGACCACCCGCCGCTTCGATGCGCTGAAGCTGTGGATGGGCCTCGAAGCGCTGGGCCAGAAACAGTACGCTTCAATCATCGATCACGGCGTAACCATGGCGAAAAACGTCGCGGAATACGTTCAGTCTCAGCCGACGCTGGAACTGGTGATGCAGCCGCAGCTGGCGAGCGTATTGTTCCGCTCCCGTCCGGCGCAGATGGCCAACAGCGACGCGGCGGCGATTGCCCTGCTCAACCAGCGCGTGGGCGACGCCCTGCTCGATTCCGGCCGGGCGAACGTCGGCGTGACCGAGCATAACGGCGTAACCTGCCTGAAGCTGACGCTGCTGAACCCGATCGTGACGCTTGACGACGTAAAAGTTCTGCTGAGCCTGGTGGAACGTACCGCGCAGGAACTGCTGGCAAAATAAAACGCGACCTGAATAGCGTGAGTCCTGAAAAGCCGATAACTACTGTTATCGGCTTTTTTTATTCCTTCTTCTCACGTCCGTGCTTCACGCAGCAGCTGTTGGATCACCTGCTCCTGCTGAGCATAATCCCCCTCGCCGAAAGCGGTATAGCGTAACTGTCCGCGGGCGTCGAAGAGGTAATGCGCAGGCCAGTACTGATTACCGAACGCGTTCCAGATAGCGTAATTGTTATCTGCGACAATCGGATAGCTCAGCTGCTGCTGGCTGGCTGCCGCGCGTAGCTGCGGTAATGACCGTTCCCACGGATATTCCGGCGTATGTACGCCAATCACCACCAGTCCCGCGTCGCGATACTTATTGGCCCAGGCCCGTACATAGGGCAACGTATGCTGGCAGTTGATGCAATCCCGAGTCCAGAAATCAACCAGCACCACCTTCCCCTTCAGCACCGCATTGTTGAGCGGCGGGCTATTCAGCCACGCAGTACCGCCCCGCAACTCCGGCATGGCGCTGGTTGGCTGCGGCGCGACGACCGGTTCCAGCCGCACGCGCTCATTTGTCTGCGGCAAAAACACGCTCAGGCGCTGCTCAAGACGATTGGTCAACTCGCTGGCGCCCTGCAAATAGCGATCGGCCCCGCTGGCGATTAACGCCACGGCCGCCAGCATCGCGCCTCCGGCCAGCTGACGTAAACGTCCACTCATGACCAGCCCACCGCGCAAGCGGGTTATCAGCCGTGAGCCAACCCCCCCCAACAGCAGCAACATCAACGCACAACCGCTGGCATACGCGAGCAACAGGATACCGGTGGCCGCTGAATGGCCTTTCAACCATGCCAGACTTAGAATGGCGCCCAGCACCGGACCAGCGCACGGCGCCCACAGCAAACCAATCGCCAGACCGGCAAGCAGTGAGGCCAGTCCACCGCCGCGATAGCTCTGCTGGTTAATGCGGTTACCCAGCGCCACCACCGGGGAGCTAAGCCACCCGGCCATACGTGGCGAGATCAAGCTGATAGCCACCACCGCCAGAAAACCCAGCGCCAGCCAGCGTCCGACAATCGTCAGGCTCACCAGCCAGCCGGTTGCCGCCGTCGCCAGTAGTGAGACGGCGGTAAACATCAACACCATACCGAGTAACAGCAGTGCCAGTTGCCCCTTTTGCCCGCGAACGCTGGCAAACACCAGCGGGATCACCGGTAAGGTACAAGGGCTCAGCAGCGTTAACATACCGGCCAAAAATGCAATCACAACAGCCATGATGACTCTCCTTCGCAAGCGATGCCCTATCGGCAACGCAGGCATTACAACAGGCGAATGTATGGCGGATGTGTCCGCAACGCGGCGGTTTAGTGTGCTGGGTTATCTGATGAAGAGACAGATACAGACGGATACAAAGCGACAGCGCTCAGTCGTACTTGCGCTTCGAGACCGCCCTGCGGTCGGTTGTGCAGCGTTAAGCGCCCCTGCATCTGCCCGGCAAGCTGGGCGGCAATCGCCAGTCCTAAACCGGTACCACCGGTATTACGGTTGCGCGACGGTTCAAGACGATAAAACGGTTGCAGCACGGCGACAAGTTCCTCCTCCGGAATGCCGGGGCCGTTATCGGCAACATGGATGATGACATCGCCGCCTTGTGGGTAACTCAGGCCTATTTCCACATGTTCGGCGAATTTCAGTCCATTATCGATTAAGTTACTCATGATTCTGCGCAACGCCTGCGGTTGTAGCAGTAAAGTATCCGGCCCTTTGCCAGCCTGGAAACTGACGGCTTTGCCCACGTCGGCATAATCGCAGACGATGCTATCCAGTAACGCGTTGAGACTCATTCGCTGACGCGTTTCCGCCAGCGATTCTGAAGAGCGCGCCAGCGCGATGCCTTCACGCACTAAGCGCGTCATGCTATCGAGATCCTGTAGCAACTTGTCGCGGAGTTCCGGTTGGTCGGCCATTTCCACCCGCAGTTTCATGCGGGTGATCGGCGTTTGTAGATCGTGCGAGATCGCCGCCAGGATCCGCGCACGCTCCTGCAAATGGTCCTGAATGCGCGTCTGCATCGCATTAAAGGCGCGCGCCGCCCGCTGTACCTCTTGCGGCCCTTGCTCCGCCATCTGTCCTGCCGCCGTGGCGGCGGGTTGCAGCGCATCGATAGCGCGGGTAAAGCGGGTCATCGGCCCGACAACCTGGCGGACGGCATACCAGGCGCAAAACAGCAACAAGAAAAACTGCGCGACCAGCACCACCGGCAACCAGCGCGCGATGGCTGGCAGCCGGGGCCACAGGTCGATGCTCAGCGGCGCGCCGTCATGTAGGGTAATGTGAGCCTGAATATGTTCGCGGGGGCCAGGGACGGAGACAATGCTGACGGGATAGCGACCGCTCAAGGCTTCCTGTATTGAGCGCACCGCATCACGGGCGCGCCAGTTGGTGGGATAGTCGCCAGACTGTCCGGCGGTCAATTGATAGCGGTAGTTACCTCGCGCCAGCCGCGTCAACCAATGGGGGCGCTCCGCCGCCGGTAACCTGTCGAGGATTGCCACGCTGGTCGCGACATCGTACTCAAGGTTGCCCAACATCACGCTGCGAGCGCTGCTCATCCGTTCGTACAGGAGCAACGACAACGTCAGAGCGTTAGCGATCAACAGCGCGAGGAAAATCATCAACATCAAGCGTGACTGCAATGATGCGGGCCACAGCGTCATGTTCGCGCCTCGCGGATCGATACCGGGACGGAAAGCACATAGCCTTCGCTACGCACGGTTTTAATATAAGCCGGTTCGCGCGCATCTTCCCGCAGCCGCTGGCGCAGGCGGCTCACCAGTAGATCGATAGAACGCTCGAACAGTTCGGCATCGCGCCCTTGAGTGAGATTCAACAGCTGATCGCGGTTTAGTACCCGCTGCGGATGGTCAAGAAACACCCGCAACAGGCGATATTCCGCCCCGCTCAGGGCGACGATAGTACCGCTGTCGTCCAGCAAATGCCGCGCAGAGGTATCCAGCAGCCAATCGCCAAAGGCGATCAGCCTGCCAGCCTCGCTGATTTGCAAATTAGGCGGTAGTGCGCGGGTACGGCGTAAAATCGCTTTAATCCGCGCCAACAGTTCGCGGGCGACGAAGGGTTTCACCAGATAATCGTCAGCCCCCATCTCCAGGCCAAGAATGCGATCGCTATCTTCACTACGCGCGGTCAACATCAGCACCGGAATATCCTGCTGACTGTCATTACGTAGCTGGCGGCACAGCGTTAAGCCATCGTCACCGGGCAGCATGATGTCGAGCACAATCAAATCGATTTGATGGTTTTTTAGTAACGACCACATCGCTTTACCACTCGCCGCGCCGCTGGCGCGGTAGCCCGACTTTTCCAGATAACCGACGATCAGTTCACGGATATCACGGTCGTCATCGACAACCAGTATGTGGTCAATACGTTCCAAAAGCGGCTCCTGCGACAAAATAAGCTATTGAAAAGCATATGCGGCTTCGTCGAAAGCGCAACTCAATGCTGCCGGCTAGCTTGTCCTTACAGTCGATCGGCGTCAATCACCGCCTGTACAAACTCCGCTGGCGCCTCTTGCGGCGGGTTATGACCTACCTTGCCTTTAAAATCACGGTGCTCATATTTGCCGGTAAATTTCGCGCGATAGCTTGCCGGCGTCGGGTGCGGCGCGCCGTTGTTTTCCCCTTCGATGGTCACCGTCGGTACGCTAATCGTCGGCAGCGTCGCCAGTTTCTGTTCGTCATCCGCATACTTCGCTTCGCCCGACTCCAGCCCTAAGCGCCAGCGGTAATTGCTGATAGTGATGGCGACGTGATCCGGGTTATCCAGCGCTTTGGCGCTGTCGGCAAACTCCGCATCGCTGAATTTCCACTGTGGTGAAGCCTGATGCCAGATAAATTTGGCAAAGTCATGGGTGTTTTGCCGATAGCCGGCTTCACCGCGCGGAGTGGCAAAA includes these proteins:
- a CDS encoding diaminobutyrate--2-oxoglutarate transaminase — translated: MMTDKVRIDTLSADLLDANNETFLARQAEFESNVRSYPRKLPLAITKAEGVWLTDADNKQYLDCLAGAGTLALGHNHPEVLQSIQSVITSGLPLHTLDLTTPLKDRFSEYLLSCLPGEGKEYCLQFTGPSGADAVEAALKLAKKYTGRTAVISFSGGYHGMTHGALSVTGNLSPKAAINGMMPEVQFMPYPHQYRCPLGIGGDAGVKALTYYFENLINDVESGVRKPAAVILEAVQGEGGVNPAPVEWLQRIRKVTKEHGILLIIDEVQAGFARTGKFFAFEHAGIEPDIIVMSKAVGGGLPMAVLGIKKEFDAWEPGHHTGTFRGNQLAMATGLTTLRHLRDNNVADKVAAQGEWLKGKLADMQKRFPVIGHVRGLGLMIGIEIVKPTEAPDHMGCYPADGELSALLQKKCFEAGVILERGGRHGCVLRLLPSLLISDAELEVFLDKFEQALLAAGVKPV
- a CDS encoding aspartate aminotransferase family protein; translation: MTAMSKLNPILAGSAASIDAYQQVISQTSQAVAQWLQQPEMYQGRSVDDLRERITLDFTEQGLGNQAAIERAIEYFLKDSLSVHHPQCVAHLHCPSLVISQAAEVLINATNQSMDSWDQSPSATIIEMKLIEWLRAQVGYPAGDAGVFTSGGTQSNLMGLMLARDAFFARQGHSIQQDGLPGDIRKYKVLCSENAHFSVQKNMALMGLGYRSVTLVKTDEFARMDVADLKAKIAEAQANGEQIMAIVATAGTTDAGAIDPLRDIAGIAAEHQIWLHVDAAWGGALLLSEQYRDYLDGLELVDSVTLDFHKQFFQTISCGAFLLKDARHYELMRYQAAYLNSEFDEEHGVPNLVSKSLQTTRRFDALKLWMGLEALGQKQYASIIDHGVTMAKNVAEYVQSQPTLELVMQPQLASVLFRSRPAQMANSDAAAIALLNQRVGDALLDSGRANVGVTEHNGVTCLKLTLLNPIVTLDDVKVLLSLVERTAQELLAK
- a CDS encoding cytochrome c biogenesis protein/redoxin, whose amino-acid sequence is MAVVIAFLAGMLTLLSPCTLPVIPLVFASVRGQKGQLALLLLGMVLMFTAVSLLATAATGWLVSLTIVGRWLALGFLAVVAISLISPRMAGWLSSPVVALGNRINQQSYRGGGLASLLAGLAIGLLWAPCAGPVLGAILSLAWLKGHSAATGILLLAYASGCALMLLLLGGVGSRLITRLRGGLVMSGRLRQLAGGAMLAAVALIASGADRYLQGASELTNRLEQRLSVFLPQTNERVRLEPVVAPQPTSAMPELRGGTAWLNSPPLNNAVLKGKVVLVDFWTRDCINCQHTLPYVRAWANKYRDAGLVVIGVHTPEYPWERSLPQLRAAASQQQLSYPIVADNNYAIWNAFGNQYWPAHYLFDARGQLRYTAFGEGDYAQQEQVIQQLLREART
- a CDS encoding ATP-binding protein, with translation MTLWPASLQSRLMLMIFLALLIANALTLSLLLYERMSSARSVMLGNLEYDVATSVAILDRLPAAERPHWLTRLARGNYRYQLTAGQSGDYPTNWRARDAVRSIQEALSGRYPVSIVSVPGPREHIQAHITLHDGAPLSIDLWPRLPAIARWLPVVLVAQFFLLLFCAWYAVRQVVGPMTRFTRAIDALQPAATAAGQMAEQGPQEVQRAARAFNAMQTRIQDHLQERARILAAISHDLQTPITRMKLRVEMADQPELRDKLLQDLDSMTRLVREGIALARSSESLAETRQRMSLNALLDSIVCDYADVGKAVSFQAGKGPDTLLLQPQALRRIMSNLIDNGLKFAEHVEIGLSYPQGGDVIIHVADNGPGIPEEELVAVLQPFYRLEPSRNRNTGGTGLGLAIAAQLAGQMQGRLTLHNRPQGGLEAQVRLSAVALYPSVSVSSSDNPAH
- a CDS encoding response regulator; translated protein: MERIDHILVVDDDRDIRELIVGYLEKSGYRASGAASGKAMWSLLKNHQIDLIVLDIMLPGDDGLTLCRQLRNDSQQDIPVLMLTARSEDSDRILGLEMGADDYLVKPFVARELLARIKAILRRTRALPPNLQISEAGRLIAFGDWLLDTSARHLLDDSGTIVALSGAEYRLLRVFLDHPQRVLNRDQLLNLTQGRDAELFERSIDLLVSRLRQRLREDAREPAYIKTVRSEGYVLSVPVSIREART